From the Nostoc sp. PCC 7107 genome, the window TTTTGTCCCTTTAATTACCTGTTGTGTGCCTTCTTCCATTGCGGTCATAACTGAGCCGGTTTCACTTTGGATTTGCATCACAATCTGTTCAATTTCCTTTAAGGATTTGGCAGATTTGTCGGCTAACTGGCGCACTTCATCCGCAACAATCGCAAACCCCCTTCCCGCCTCTCCCGCCCGCGCCGCCTCAATACTGGCGTTGAGTGCAAGTAAGTTGGTACGAGAAGCAATTTGGGAAATTAACGCCACAATCTTAGAGATTTCTTGGGAAGATTCTGCCAAGCGTTTGACTTTGCGGGTAGTTTCCGCCACAGTTTCCCGAATTTCTAAAATCCCAGCTACGGTATTTTCTACAGCTTCCCCACCTTTGAGCGCAATGCTACTAGCATCACGGGCAACGGTTTCAGCTTCCCGCGCAGCTTCTGCCACCCGCTGAATCGAGTCAGTCATCACTTGCACAGAATTTAAAGTGACAGCTAACTCTTCAGCTTGGCGCAAAGCATCACTTGATAAGGCTCTGGCAAAGGTTTCAGAATTTGTCGCCCCTTTGGTTACTTCCCGTGCAGCTACTTTTACCTGTTGGACGATATCCCGCAAGTTTTGAATTGTCAGGTTAAAGGCATCAGCAACGGCTCCGAGTACGTCTGCTGTCACCTCAGCTTGCACTGTCAAATCACCTCTAGCTGCCCCTTCTACGTCGTCTAACAAGCGAATTACTTGCCTTTGCAGGTTTTCTTTGGCTTCTTCTTGTTCATCGGCTTTGCGTTGGGCTTCATTGGTAGTGGTAAAAATTACCCGCGCCATTTCGTTAAAGCCAGTAGCTAATAGCCCTAATTCATCCTCAGAATATACGGTGGCTTGGACATTAAGATTGCCTTGGCGGACAGCATCAAACTGATTTTGCAAATCCTTTGTTGTGCGGCGAATTTGCTTGAGGGTGAGATTGCCCATAAAAGCAGCTGTCGCAAATCCCGAAATACCGGCAGCGAGAGACATAGCCCAGCCAGTGTTGCGGATGGATTCGCGCTGCTGCGGTTGAGAAAAGGAAGTCGCCCCAAAGCTCACAACGGCGACAACCATTGCCGAGAAAATCCCCACAGTCCCAGCTACCAAAAAAGGCTTCATATCTAAAGAAGCGTTTTCCAGTGGTGCTAACCAGCCTTGCTCAACACTGGCAACCGGTTCTAGCTTTGAGACATCGGTTTGGGTAAATATGGGGACGGATTCTTGAGAACCAGTAATGGTAAAGAGTTCTTCATCGCGATCGCTACTGCCATTATTCGCGGTAGCTTCAGTAAATTTACTACGAGGACTACTATGAGCTTCGAGTGGCCCAGACAGTGCCACATCACCAAAGCTCACATCTGAGTCTGCTAAATCAAATCCAGGAATATTACCGAGGTCGTCAAATTCATCAAAATCATCTAAAAATTCGATATTACTTTTAGAATTTTCACCACTGAGCATACTGTTAGTATCTTCATCAGTTTTGAATTCATCTGAGCCAAAGGCAGACTCAAAGGCTTCAAAATCAAAATTATCATCACCATCAAAAGAGTTGGTGTCTAAAGTTGTGCCAGCTTTTAAAGGAGAGTTTTGCAAAGAAAAATCATCATTGACAGATGAGTTAGTAGTTTCAGAATTATCAGGAAATTCTATTTTTTCTAACCAATTACTTGGTTTAGCCGCGAATACATTATCTTGATTTGTTTTTGCATCCACATTCGAGATATTTTCTGGCGATTTTGGTGAATTTTTCTCCAGAATATCCATTTTAAAGTCCAAATTTGCTATGTTTGGCTCTGGATACTGTTCTGTTAATAAGGCTTTAGATGAAGTATCTAAAATATTACTCGCTAATAAATCAACTGGTGCAAAAGGAGAATCAACACTATTGCTATCAAAAGTTGAACTTTCTTGACCCGAATTTGTCCCACTATTAAAGGGGTTATTTGTGATTCCTGAGTCATCTAAATTGACTACTGAGATGTCTTCTTGCCAAAAAGCTGGTAAATCTAAGGCGATTTCTTCCTCTGGATTGCTATGCAGATCAGAACTATTTTCATCTTGATGAACGGCAAAAGGATCAGCCATTAAAGATGGAGATTCTTCAACCGATTTGTTCATAACAATGCTGTCTGTAGGAACATCAAATGGGTTTAAAGATGACTGAGATTCTTCAAAACTGCTTAAATCAAAGCTTTGGCTATCTAAGTTAGCAAATGCTCCTAAATCTTGTAAGTCTGCTGTATCCAGTTCTGAGGAATCAGCGATACTTGCAAAATTTATTGACTGATCAATTTCCAGCGGGATGGCTTCTTCTAGAGGCTGTAAATATTGATGGATATTCTCCAGACCATTTTTGGCAAAACTGATAATTTCTGGTTCATCAGTCAATTGCAATACTTGTTGATATTCTGCTTTTGCAACATCATACTGTTGCAAAACGTAATAGACATGACCCCTCAACAAATGGCAGTTGGGGTCATCTGGTACCTTTTCTACTACCTGATCGACTAAGGTAGCAGCGAATTCATAGTCTTGTTCTGCGTAGGCTGTACAAGCCTGCTGATATGTTTCTAGATAATCATCTATTGTTGCTGCCATTTGCTCCCTCCCAATATCATCCTGCCCACCTTGCACTCCGCACAATCGCCGTTTGATCAAGCAATCTTAGACACTGGTTGTTTTTAGCACCTAATAACCACTCACCACGCAAAAAGGGAGCCATCGTATCTGGTAGATTTGTTGGTGGCATCAGATGTTGTACATCTAGCCAATCCATACCGCCGACTTCTTCCACTGCTAAACCGACTATTGTTTCCTGCTCCTCGATCGCAATTACGGGAATTTCTGCTCTATCCGTATTTAGCGCCGTTCCTTCGCCAAGAAATTGACCTAAATCAGCTACCCAAATTACTCGACCTCGTAAATTTAGAGTACCCAAAAGTAAAGGAGAAGCATTCGGAATCGGGGTGATTCTATCAGGACTTAATTCCAAGACTTCTCGGATACCAGTAGCTGGTAGGGCAAACTCCTGATGCGAGGGAATATAAAAACGTAAATGTAACTCACCTTCAGGACTTTCTACTTGTAATTCAGGCCGAAAGTGGTCTTGGCCACTACCACTCAAAAAGTCAGGTTTGCTGACCATGTTATTTTCATCCTTATCCTCGCAGGAGTTGTTTGACTGTTCCTACCAACTCCGTCGGCTGAAACGGTTTGGCTATATAAGCATCCGCACCCTGTTTCATCCCCCAGTAGCGGTCGAATTCTTCACCTTTAGAAGAACACATGACTACTGGGACATTTTGGGTTTTTGGGTCAGATTTTAACCGACGGCAAACTTCGTAGCCGTTCATCCGTGGCATGACAATATCCAATACCACCAAGTCTGGAGGAGCGCTCTGAATGGCCTCCAACGCTTCTACTCCGTCACTGGCGTATGTGACTGTTAAACCAGTGGCTTTCAGGAGGTCAATAATCATCTCCCTTTGTGCGAGACTGTCTTCCACAATCAGAACTGTACTCATAAATGCCTATCTACCTCCTGATGTAGACGTTCCTCTTTGGAACATTCCCTGACTCCCCGTTAAAATTACTTGTATAAATTTATGCTATTATTTCACTAATTGACTAGATAATAATTGGGCATGGGGTTGGTTGATTCTGTGATAACATTTTTTACCCGATCTTTTATGGAATCAACAAGTCTTCTATTTCTTTGGTGTTCCCATAAAAGACTTGTAATTAACATATTTCTCGACAAGCATAAGTAATTCGGAATCATCAAATGGTTTGGTTAAATAATCTGTTGCCCCAACCATCCTGGCTCTGACTCGATCAATAAAGCCATCTTTACCAGTCAGCATAATAATCGGTACTAAGCGAAATGCGGTAGAATGCCGCAACATATTGCAAATCTCATAACCATCGAGTTCAGGCATGGCAATGTCGCACAAAATTAAATCTGGTCGTAGTTGAAATAGCAAACCGAGTGCTTCTAAGGGTTGATTCAGCGCGATCGCTTCATAACCATGTAACTTTAAAATCGACTCAACAGCCTCACAAATCGTGGTTGTATCATCAATACAAACTATCCGTGGGCGATGGTTTTCTCCTCCTCCCAACATTGGTACTACTGTCTGGGAATTAGTTGTGGCTGAATCTACTAGTTGCAACCAACCTTGTAGCACATAAGGATATATGGCCTTAGCAACTGTCAATAAATCTCGGTTAAGATAACGCGACAGTTGACGGAGAGATGTTTTGCCATCAGCCCAATGCTGTAGCTTATTTACTGTTGCTTCTGGTAGCGAGGAACGTAATTCTGCTGTATCAGCTAACACTGGTAATTGTTCGGGAGATTGAATTTGCGGATATAGGCGCTTCCATTCTTGGACTTGTTGAGTAATTCTGGTAACTAGAGGCGCAATTTCTAAACTAGTTAATTGTGGTGCGAGGGCTGCTCCTTGACGAAAAATGAAACTCCCTTGGTGTAAACTCAACAAATCAAACAATGTTTCTTGCACTAAGCGGTGAATAATACTATGAGCTATTTTGGGACTGATGATATTTTTTTCTAAAAGTGTCCACAAATAGCCATACTCTGGGACATTTTGAGTAGCTATTGAAGTATGTTGCCTTTGCTCAAGCTCTGTTTCGACTCGATAATGACGCAAATAATCTTCAATCCGCGACAAATTACTATCACCAGCTTGGCAATAGATGACTTGACCATTGAGAAAAAAGACAAACCAAGATTGTTTTCTGCTATTTTTGCTATGGCGATGCCTGAGAGTCTCATCTTGGCTGAGATTATCTTGCTTGTGAAAGCCAGCTTCTACTAAAAGTTGTCCAGTTCTCTGGCCTAAAGCAATCAATTGCAAAATACTCCGAATATCAATTTCATTTAAATTTCCCTGCATTTAGCTCAACGCGACTCCTTGTTACATTCTTGACTTAAGTTTGCTCAGTAATTTTTTTCCATATTTCTCATAAAGTAAAGTAAATTATTACCTCCACACTTTCGCCATCTTATTTCTCCAACAACTAATGTCTATCAGGGGATACATTTAGCTATAAACCGTAAATTTTCGTAATACAGCTTGATAAAGTTAGTGATAACACGGAAGTCATGATCACTATCACCAGTACAGAATATAAAGGCGCGACTCAATCGCTTATACAAATATTTAGGCGTAAAATTTTATGCCCACAGGTAGTTCTGTCTGTATTTTTTTCCTACACCACGGTGAAATTAAGACGAACTCACAGAATTATCTCAGATATATATCTCAAAACACGGACATTAAGTACGCAAAAGGACGAATGGTGTGCTGTATTTAGCAGAAGTACAAAAGCAGAAGGGCGGCTTACTTAGTGGTGGTTCTAAAACCGAACTGAAACTGCTCGCTTGTCAGCGAACCGACCAGAACTGGAGTACTGTGTCGGAAGAGGTGATCACTGCTGAAGAAGCCAGCAAATTAAATGACGGTGCATTAGTGCTAGTGGAACTGAATCCGAATCGCCAAGTGCAGCGGATTCAAGAAGCCGGACGGCCATTAGTCAACATCTTGCAAAATTTTTCTCGTCAGCTAGAAAAATTTAAACTGAAGGAAGATGAAATTGATCAATGGAAGCAGTCGCTAACATTTCAGGCGCAAGAAATGAATCGCCGGGAAATGGAGATGGAAGCACGCTTAGAACAGCTGCAACAAATGGAAGATGATTGTCAACGCCTAGACGAGCAAAAACAGGAAGTTGACTCATCCCGCGAAGAAATTGAACAGTTGCAAGCGGAAATTGAGCGTAACCGCCAAGAACTAGAAGGTGCTTGGGAGCATTTGCGCGGTGAACAACGGCGTTTAGAAGAGC encodes:
- a CDS encoding response regulator transcription factor, whose product is MSTVLIVEDSLAQREMIIDLLKATGLTVTYASDGVEALEAIQSAPPDLVVLDIVMPRMNGYEVCRRLKSDPKTQNVPVVMCSSKGEEFDRYWGMKQGADAYIAKPFQPTELVGTVKQLLRG
- a CDS encoding response regulator is translated as MQGNLNEIDIRSILQLIALGQRTGQLLVEAGFHKQDNLSQDETLRHRHSKNSRKQSWFVFFLNGQVIYCQAGDSNLSRIEDYLRHYRVETELEQRQHTSIATQNVPEYGYLWTLLEKNIISPKIAHSIIHRLVQETLFDLLSLHQGSFIFRQGAALAPQLTSLEIAPLVTRITQQVQEWKRLYPQIQSPEQLPVLADTAELRSSLPEATVNKLQHWADGKTSLRQLSRYLNRDLLTVAKAIYPYVLQGWLQLVDSATTNSQTVVPMLGGGENHRPRIVCIDDTTTICEAVESILKLHGYEAIALNQPLEALGLLFQLRPDLILCDIAMPELDGYEICNMLRHSTAFRLVPIIMLTGKDGFIDRVRARMVGATDYLTKPFDDSELLMLVEKYVNYKSFMGTPKK
- a CDS encoding chemotaxis protein CheW gives rise to the protein MVSKPDFLSGSGQDHFRPELQVESPEGELHLRFYIPSHQEFALPATGIREVLELSPDRITPIPNASPLLLGTLNLRGRVIWVADLGQFLGEGTALNTDRAEIPVIAIEEQETIVGLAVEEVGGMDWLDVQHLMPPTNLPDTMAPFLRGEWLLGAKNNQCLRLLDQTAIVRSARWAG
- a CDS encoding methyl-accepting chemotaxis protein; translated protein: MAATIDDYLETYQQACTAYAEQDYEFAATLVDQVVEKVPDDPNCHLLRGHVYYVLQQYDVAKAEYQQVLQLTDEPEIISFAKNGLENIHQYLQPLEEAIPLEIDQSINFASIADSSELDTADLQDLGAFANLDSQSFDLSSFEESQSSLNPFDVPTDSIVMNKSVEESPSLMADPFAVHQDENSSDLHSNPEEEIALDLPAFWQEDISVVNLDDSGITNNPFNSGTNSGQESSTFDSNSVDSPFAPVDLLASNILDTSSKALLTEQYPEPNIANLDFKMDILEKNSPKSPENISNVDAKTNQDNVFAAKPSNWLEKIEFPDNSETTNSSVNDDFSLQNSPLKAGTTLDTNSFDGDDNFDFEAFESAFGSDEFKTDEDTNSMLSGENSKSNIEFLDDFDEFDDLGNIPGFDLADSDVSFGDVALSGPLEAHSSPRSKFTEATANNGSSDRDEELFTITGSQESVPIFTQTDVSKLEPVASVEQGWLAPLENASLDMKPFLVAGTVGIFSAMVVAVVSFGATSFSQPQQRESIRNTGWAMSLAAGISGFATAAFMGNLTLKQIRRTTKDLQNQFDAVRQGNLNVQATVYSEDELGLLATGFNEMARVIFTTTNEAQRKADEQEEAKENLQRQVIRLLDDVEGAARGDLTVQAEVTADVLGAVADAFNLTIQNLRDIVQQVKVAAREVTKGATNSETFARALSSDALRQAEELAVTLNSVQVMTDSIQRVAEAAREAETVARDASSIALKGGEAVENTVAGILEIRETVAETTRKVKRLAESSQEISKIVALISQIASRTNLLALNASIEAARAGEAGRGFAIVADEVRQLADKSAKSLKEIEQIVMQIQSETGSVMTAMEEGTQQVIKGTKLAEEAKRSLENIIQVANRIDILVRSITSDTVEQTETSRAVAQVMQSVELTAQETSQEAQRVSGALQNLVGVSRDLIASVERFRVDTLESK